The genomic interval GTGTAAAGTCCTGTTAAAGCCGGCGCCAAGATCATTGCCTTTTTTCCACTGCTGCATATAAAGCAATCCGGTTAAACCACCGCCGATCAGTGCCGGTACCATGGTCAGGTCATGACTATTTACAACATGTGTCCCGATGTTCACAAGCAGGAAGATAAGGGTAATGATCCAGAAGGGGATCGGGAGGTTTGGCAACAATCTGTATCCGGGCGCCACGATGGTAGCGCCTACTGCCAGGGCCATGATGCAGGCGGAAGCCCCTGTTGTACTGGCAAATGACTGCAGCTCCCGGAAAGACGGAATGAACTGCATCCCCAGCAGATAAAATACAGCGCCTACGATCCCACTCAGGAGATACAGCGGAAGGATATGCTGACGACCAGCATGATTTTGCAGCATGGTGCCGAAGCAGGCCAGCCAGATCATGTTGCTGACAATCATCCAGAAACTGTTATGCACGAACATCGACGTGATCAATGACCAGGGATTGTGCAGTACGGTGCTAAAGCTGGCAGACAGCGTCAGGTGCGACAATACATCGTCGTAATAACGGGCCAGCGGATTGCCTTCCATGCGGTAAATGACTTCTGTGAAAAACAGCAGGACGAATACCGTGATATTTATCAGCAGCAGCTGGATCACCATATTCTTTTCTTCTCCCAGGGATAGGGGAGTGGTATTCCTTTCCTCAACGTGCATCATGTCACAAGATCTTTTATGTTAATAAAAATGCCGGCGGTTATGCCTGTTCCATATCCTGAGGAGGATATAGCTAAAGAGCACACCACCAAGGTGGGCAAAGTGGGCCACATTGTCTCCGGCTGAATTCTGAATACCGGAATACAGTTCCAGGAGGATGAGGATCCCTACAAAGTATTTTGCCTTTAAAGGGAACAGGAAGTAAAGGTAAATGAGATTATTCGGAAACAGGTAACCAAATGCGAACAGCAGTCCGAATACCGCACCGGAAGCGCCAAGGGTAGCACTATCAGGATAGTCCTGGGCGAACTGGCTGATGAACGTTTTGGTATCGTTAATAACACCTGGATCGTTCGGGAACTGGTAGAATATAGTCTTTATGCCTTCGACCCGGAATCTGCCTGCGTCGAGGTCATAGCGGCTGTCCAGCAGCCTGAAATTGGCGATGGAAGGATCGCTTAGGAATGCCTTGGCATCGTGGGCCAGCCTCACGTTTTCGTAGGTCAGCACACCCATGTGGCAAAGCGCCGCTCCCAGGCCGCAGACCATGTAAAAGATCAGGAAGCGTTTTGGCCCCCAGATGTTTTCCAGGGTGGCGCCAAACATCCAGAGGGTAAACATGTTCATGAACAGGTGCCCCAGGGTGGCGTGCATGAAGAGGTGGGTAATGAACTGGTGAGGCCTGAAGAGATCGGACCCCCAGTAGTGCAACGCGAAAATATCGTCAATCTTATTATTCCCGATGCTGCTCCCCAGTGTGTTCTGCGCAAGGAACACCAAACCATTGATGATCAGTAGGTTTTTGATCACCGTAGGGAGTATTTCAAATCTGCCGGGCCTGAACTCGCTCATTTCTCCTTATTCTTTAATGATTAATTCTTTTCTCAAGTAACACTACGTTTTCGATATGGTGAGTATGTGGGAACATATCCACCGGTTGTATCCTTTTGACACTGTACATAGCGTCCAGTAACGCCAGGTCCCTGGCCTGTGTAGCAGGGTTACAACTTACATATACTATGCGGGGAGCAGCAATTTCGAGTAGCTTGTTCACCAGTTTCTCGTGCATACCGGCCCTCGGAGGGTCAGTGATCACTACATCCGGTTGCCCGTGTTGGGCAAAGAAAGCGTCATTGCAAATATCCACTACATCTCCGGCAAAGAATTGTGCATTGTTCACGTTGTTGCGGGCGGCATTTTCAACGGCGTCGTCAATGGCCTCTTTTATCAACTCTATACCGACCACCTTGCCGGCCTGCCGGGACACAAAAATACCAATACTGCCTGTACCACAATAGAGATCGTAAACAATTTCTGTTCCTGTTAATCCGGCGAACTCTCTCGTTACCTGATACAAGGCTTCTCCCTGATAAGTATTGGTCTGGAAAAAGGATTTAGGACCTATTTTAAAAGTAAAATCCTCCAGTTTCTCTTCCACATAGCCCTTTCCGAAGTATACCTTTGGCTCCAGGTCGAAAATAGTATCGTTCAGCTTGGGATTGATCGTGTACAACACCGACGTAATGCCGGGAACAGTTGCCAGCAGATGATCCAGCAGGGCCTCCCTGTCCTTTTTGTTCTCGTGATGGATCACGAGATTGACCATTACTTCACCGGTGGTACAGATCCTGATCACCAGGTTACGGAGCCATCCCTCCTTGGCCCGGATGTCGTAAAAGGACAGCTGGTTGGCCAGTGCATACGCCCGGATGGTGTTCCGGATCGCATTGACCGGTTCTGCCTGCAGGTAGCAGGTGTTAATGTCCAGCACCTTGTCGAATAGCTTCGGTACATGGAAGCCCAGGGCATTTCGTTGTGGAATGCTGCCGTCTTCATTCAGTTCCTCTGCCGGGAGGTATGCTTTATTGCTGAAAGTAAATTCAAGTTTATTGCGGTAATGGGTGGTATGCCTGGACCCCAGAATGGGTTGCATGGGGGGCAGTTCCAGTTTACCGATGCGCTGGAGGTTGTCGGCCACCTGCTGCTGTTTGTATTCGAGCTGCAGGGAATAAGGCAGCATCTGCCATTTGCAGCCGCCGCAGTTGCCAAAATGTTCACAGAAAGGATCAACACGGTTAGATGCCTGGGAATGGAAACGGATGGCCTTACCTTCTGCCCAGTCTTTTTTGTTCTTACCGAGACGGACGTCCACCACATCGCCAGGTACAACGCCGCCTTCAATGAATATCACTTTGCCATCTATCCTGGCCAATGCTTTCCCTTCTGCCGCATAAGCGCTTACAGGGACTTTTTCAAGAATAACATTTTTTTTCCTCACGGGTGCAAAGGTAGGATTTTAGCTGATCACTGATTTTGTGAAATTGCCTTTTCCTTGCTACTTTTACACTAACCGATATCCTATGCGTAAACTTATGATATTACTCGCCTGCATTTTCTGCCACTGGCAGTTACAGGCGCAGGGCTACCAGCTTACTTTCCAGTTAAAACAGTATACCGGCGGACAACTATGCCTGGCTCATTATATGGGGAAAAGCTTTTACATGGCCGATTCCGCCCAGATCAATGCGCAGGGTGTTGCGGTTATGAAGAACAAGGAAGCATTGCCAGGAGGTATCTACATCGTTTTGCTTCCCGGCAGGCAACGCTATTTTGAGATGCTGCTCGATAACAAGGACCAGCAATTCTCTGTTAGCATAGACACCACAGACCTGATCAATAAGACCGTTTTTAAAACGTCCAAAGAGAACGAGATCTTCCAGTCATATAATAAGTTCCTGTCAAAGGAAATAGCGCCACAGGACCGGCAGCTCAATGCCATGCTGGCCAAACATACGGCGGCAGACAGTGCTGCGGCGAAATCCCTGCAACAGGAACTGGGCAAAAAACTTCAGGACTTCCGTAACCATATTGTGGCGGAACACCCGAAAAGCCTGCTCACCAGCATCTTCAGGGCCATGAAAGATCCTGAAGTGCCACCTACCCCTCCCGGCGAAGATTCTACTTTTGGTTACCGCTATTACAAGGCGCATTACTGGGATAGCGTAAACCTGACAGACGGCAGGCTGGTAAGAACCGATATTATCGAGAAGAAACTGAACAGGTACTTCACACAGCTGGTGGCAATGGACCCCGATTCCATTATCGCCGAAGCAGACAATATTGTTGCGAAGACCAGAAAAGATAAAGAGATGTTCAAGTTCGTAGTATGGTGGCTGACCTATACCTACGAGACTTCCAAGTACATGGGTATGGATGCCGTATTCGTGCATATGGTGGAAAAATACTACGTATCGGGTGAGGCTTACTGGCTGAAGGATGATCAATTGAACAAGATCATCTCCAGGGCTTATTCCATGGCGCCTAACCTCATCGGGCAACAAGCCCCGCCACTGGAAGTAAAAGATTCTTCATTGAAACCCGTATCCCTCTATACCACAAAAGCAAAATATACGATCCTCGTTTTCTGGGACCCTACCTGTGGCCACTGCAAGATAGAAGTACCCAGACTGGACTCCGCCTTTAACGCCAGCTGGAAGAACAAAGGAGTAGCCCTCATCGGCTTTAAAACGGAAGGCACCAAAGACGAATGGCAGTCTTTCATCAAAGAACATAAGCTCAATGGATGGATCCATGCATGGGACCCGGACGCCCAGAGCAATTACCGCCGTTTGTACGATGTATACAGCACTCCTGTGGTGTATTTGCTGGACGAAAAAAAGAAGATCCTGGCCAAAAGACTGGGCGTTGAACAGCTCAGCGATTTCCTTGAAAAAATGGACACAAAGGATGGCACAGTCCGCAAATAATCAGATATAATAATTATTTCCCATTGTAATTCACTTGTTTGCAGTCAGATAAGTTTGCTGTGGGTGCCTTTGGCATAGTCTTTGGAATTTCGATGTTGTAATCAAATTGTTAAGATTATGAAAAAGATTATCCTTTCGTTTGCGGCCCTTGCGATTTCTTTCGGAGCAATGTCTCAGGTGCGGGTAGGTGTGAAAGGCGGTTGGAACCTTTCTACCATTTCTGTGAGTAACGACGGTTCAGTGGATAAAGACCGTTCATTATCAGGTTACCATATTGGTCTTATTACCGACATTCCCCTGGTACCGAAGGTACTTTCCTTCCAGCCCGGAGTGTTTTATACCACCAAAGGTGCGAAGTTGACATCTGGAGACAAAGACAACAGCGCCACTGTTCCTTACAGGAAATATACCACCCGGCCCCAGTACATTGAGATTCCTTTAAACTTTATTGGTAAGATACCTGTCGGTGCAAATACCAGGCTATTTGCCGGTGTCGGTCCTTACATGGCATTTGGTGTAGCAGGTAAGAATAAGGTATCAACTACACTTGCCGGTGTAACTACCAGTACAGAGTCTAACATTAAATGGGATGACGATACCCCTTTCAACGAGGGAGATCCTGACCAGGGATTGAACAAGTACAAAAGGTTTGACTGGGGTGGTAACGTGCAGGTAGGTGCCGAATTCAAGAATTTCCTGGTTTCTGCACAGTATGGACACGGCTTTGGTAAGATTAACTCCGGTGGAGATGATAGCAGGAATGACAAGAACAAAAACAGAGTGTTTAGTGTGTCTTTAGGTTATCTGTTCTAAAATCGTATTACAGCAATTCAGTTACTTTTTAACCGGACGTAACAGGCAACGTCTCCTATAACAAACAACAATAGCTAAGAAATTGGTATAGCATCCTTTAACGCCTGCAGGATGCTATACCAAAAATTAAAACACCATATGAAAAAGGTATTATTATCCGTTGCCGCGCTGATGATTGCAGGCATTACTTTTGGCCAGACAAAATTCGGTATTGTGGCAGGACCTAATTTCTCAAGTGCAACCGTTAAAAACGCAGCAGGTCATAAAGAGACCGGCGACCTGGTAGTTGGTTTAAGGGCTGGTGTAACAGCCGATTTACCGCTGGCAGATGAATTTTACATTGGTACAGGCTTACTGTACGCAGGTAAAGGCAACAAGGCCAACGACAACCTGAAAACAACACTGTCTTACCTGCAACTTCCCATCAACTTCCTGTTCAAACCAGAAGTAGGCGCCGGTTGGCTGAACCTCGGTGCTGGTCCTTACCTCGCTTACGGTCTGGGTGGTAAACACAAAGGTACCGTTGGTAACGTAACTGCAGAGTGGAAAGCTTTCGATGATGAATCAACAATTATCGGTGGAAAGCTGAAACGTTTTGATGCCGGTGTAGGTATCGTAGCTGGTTATGAAATGAAGGCCGGTTTATACCTCGGTATCAATGCCGACCTGGGCCTGGTGAATGTATATGATAATACTGACAACGATCGTAGCTGGAGGAACACATCTTTCGGTGTTTCTGTAGGTTATAAATTCTAAGGCAAGCAATATTAAATAAAGAGTCCTTCCTGTCGCTGACAGGGGGACTTTTTTATTTTTTCTAAAATCTCCCCCTTTCGTTGCGAACGCTCAATATTGCCTACAATTTGTGAGTATTTAGATTATTTTTATGCCCGTATTTATGACGGGGATGATCCCGTGTTATGAACCCTGGAAGACCCTATTAAAGAGGACAATACCGCACAACATTACAACACAACGTAAAACGCATGAGTAAATTTTTTACACTCTTCCTTTTAACGCTGTTAATTTCCCTAATGCCCCTTCATGCCCAGGTAAGTCTTGGATTAAGGGGTGGCTATACCTTGTCTGCCACACAGATAAAAAACAGCCAGGGTTATAAAAGTAACAGCCTTGGTACCAGTAGCCAGCTTACCAATTTCCATGCAGACCTGATGATTAACGTACCGGTCTACAAAAGACTCTATTTTCAGCCCCTGGTAAGATACATTACCAAAGGCGCCTACCTTCGTCCACTGCCTTCCAAACAGGGCGTATTCGTGGAATCGGCCAACCAGCTTAAGCTGCATTACCTGGAAGTGCCATTGAACATGGTGCTCAAGTTCCCGGTTTCGCTGGGTAAGATCGTGGTAGGTGGCGGCCCCTATGTAGCCTATGGACTAAACGGCACCTATGACCTGGACCTGATGTACAATGGATCAGTTGTCAGTACCGATTCCCATTCTATCGAATTTAACTACAAAGACAGGGGCATTGCTCCGGGCGCACAGCTCAGCAGGTTTGATGCCGGCGCAAACCTGGCGTTCGGAATAGAATTTAACAACCTGATGGTAGTAGGCGCCAATTTGAGCCGGGGAATGTTCAACCTTGACCGTACCTCTTCTGCAAAGATCACCAACAGCTATTTTTCCCTGAGCCTGGGTGTGCTGCTGGACAGGGAGGATTACTAAAGGAAAGAAGTATTTAAACTATTGAAGGGAGTTCCTGAAAAGGGGCTCCCTTAATTTTTTTTGGGTAATAGGGGTAAGTTCAAGCGTAGCCGTCTTAGGAATTGATAATTCATTGTAATTATCAGCAACAAAAAGACAAAAAGTGTGACAGTTATTCGGACATGCTGCTACGTTTCCACGTAATGGCATTTTTATTAAGAAAAACGGTTACCATTCTATCATAAAAAAGCGGTCCGCCCAAGGCGGACCGCTTTACTTTATAAACTGCGGATAGATTAAGAGTATTATACCACTGCTTCAACTGCCTTCCGGATCACATTGGGTTTACCCAGGGTGTAGTAGTGCAGTACGGGCACGCCAAAGGCCTTGAGTTCTTTTGACTGCTGGATCAGCCACTCGGTGCCTACAGCCTCCACTTCCTTATCCGTTTTACATTTCAGTATCTCATTGGCAAGATCGGCCGGAATGTCTACATGAAAGGTACGTGGCAGGACAGTCAGCTGTTTACGGGTAGTGATGGGTTTTAACCCTGGAATGATCGGTACGGTAATACCCGCCTCGCGGCATTTAGTAACGAAATCAAAGAATTTCTGGTTATCAAAGAACATCTGGGTCACGATATAGTCGGCGCCATTTTCTACCTTTTTCTTGAGGTAGCTCATGTCTGTCTGCATGTTTGGCGCTTCAAAGTGTTTCTCCGGATAACCCGCCACGCCTATACAAAAGTTTGTTTTCACGCCACCTTGCAGGTCTTCTTCCAGGTAGATGCCATTGTTCATGTGTACCACCTGTTGTAGCAGTTCGTCTGCATAACGGTGACCATGTGGTTCAGGTTCAAAGAATGTCTCATTCTTAGGCGCATCACCACGTAATACCAGCACATTATCCACGCCCAGGAAATTGAGGTCGATCAATGCGTTTTCTGTTTCTTCCCTGCTGAAGCCTCCGCAGATGAGGTGTGGAACTGCATCCACGTCATAGTGGTTCATCAAGGCAGCGCAGATGGCCACTGTACCGGGCCGTTTACGGATCTCCACCTTTTCAAAGGTGCCGTCAGCCCTTTTCTTAAACATATGCTCACTTCTGTGGTAAGTAACGTTAATGAAAGCCGGCTTGAATTCCATCAGGGGATCAAGATGTTCATATATAGAATCGATACTCTTACCTTTAAGGGGAGGTAAGATCTCAAAAGAGATCAGCGTATCTTTTGCCTGCGCAATATGTTCTGTTACTTTCATAGTAGAAATAAAAGTGAGCTTAAGTTAATGCCGGGCAAAAATAATACATCCATTAGAATTATCATCTGATTTTTCGCGGAATGGCCGAATATTTTAATACATTGTACTCCATTCATAGATAAAAAATGTAGCGATCTTGCACAAATTGAGGGACTGACGACAGTTAGACGTTGAAAGCTAAATGAAAAGTGTATTTTTGCTAAGTTTGAACATATGGCATTAAAAATACATACAGATCAACTGGTAAAGCGTTACGGTCACAGAACTGTAGCCAACCACGTATCTGTTGAAGTGACACAAGGAGAGATAGTTGGGTTGCTTGGTCCTAACGGAGCAGGTAAAACAACCACATTCTATATGGTAGTGGGGCTGATCAAGCCCGACGAGGGACAGGTGTACCTGGATGATGTGAATATTACAAAACTGCCAATGTACAAAAGGGCGAAAATGGGAATTGGTTATCTGCCCCAGGAAGCTTCGGTGTTCCGTAAGCTGAGTGTGGAAGATAATATTTCCGCCGTATTGGAAATGACGAAGCTGAGGAAAGCAGAGCAGAAAGAAAAGCTGGAAAGCCTGCTGGAAGAATTCCGTCTTACCCATGTACGCAAAAGCCCCGGAGATGTATTGAGTGGAGGTGAACGCCGGCGTACGGAAATAGCGCGCGCGCTTGCGGTAGATCCTAAGTTCATCCTGCTGGACGAGCCTTTTGCCGGTATTGACCCGATCGCTGTCGAAGACATCCAGTCAATCGTTGCCCGCCTTAAATACAAAAATATAGGGATCCTCATAACAGACCATAACGTGCAGGAAACGCTCTCTATTACCGACAGGGCATACCTCCTTTTTGAAGGAAAGATACTTAAAGCCGGTACTGCAGAAGAGTTAGCCGAAGACGAACAGGTAAGAAAAGTGTATCTTGGCCAGAATTTCATTTTACGTCGTAAAAATTACCTGGACGAAGCAGCTAAACAACAATAAACTACTACGCTCCTGATCCTATTATGAGAATATTAAGTCCTGCAATATCACAATTGGCGCGTTTGCGTATGGGGCGCATAGAATATTTTATGCAATACCCCCTGCAGGTGCAGCAGCAGGTGTTCCAAAACCTTATCAGCGCCGCTCAGTATACAGAGTTCGGCAAGCAATATGGCTTTTCACAGATATATAAGATAGAAGAGTTCAAGCAAAGGGTTCCTATTCATAATTATGATACCCTCAAGCCTTACATCCAGCGATTGATGGAGGGACAGCAGAACATCTTATGGAATACACCGATTAAATGGTTTGCCAAATCAAGCGGTACCACTGCCGATAAGAGCAAGTTCATACCCGTCTCTGTAGAGAGCCTGGATGATTGCCATTACCGCGCCGGCCGTGACGTATTATCACTGTACTATAATAATTTCCCTGACTCCCGCCTGCTGACCGGTAAATCGCTGGTAATAGGTGGTAGCCACCAGGTGAACAAACTGGACGCAGAAAGTGATTCTTACTTCGGCGACCTGAGCGCCGTGATGCTACAGAACATGCCATTCTATGGCAACATGATCCGTACACCCGACCTTTCCATTGCCCTGATGGACGAATGGGAGGAGAAGATAGAGCGCATGGCCAACGCCGTGATACATGAGAATGTAACCTCCATTGCCGGTGTACCTACCTGGACGCTGGTACTCATCAAACGTATATTTGAGATCACCGGGAAAGATAACCTGGCCGATGTATGGCCTAACCTGGAATTGTATATGCATGGTGGCGTAAGCTTTACGCCGTACCGGGAGCAGTTCAAAAAACTGATCCGTAAGCCGGACATGTATTACCAGGAAACCTATAATGCTTCTGAAGGCTTCTTTGCCGCACAGGACGTAATAGGAGAGGAAGGCCTGCTCCTGTTCCTCAACCATGGCATCTTCTACGAATTCATGCCAATGGAAGAATATGGCAAATCATCTCCGCAAACCGTGCAGCTGCAGGACGTGGAAATGGGTAAGAACTATGCCCTGATTATCAGTACCAACGGTGGGTTATGGCGTTACCTGGTAGGCGATACCGTACAGTTCACTTCTCTTGCGCCTTACCGTGTAAGGGTAAGCGGACGTACCAAGTCATTCATCAACGCTTTTGGAGAAGAGCTGATCGTTGAGAACTCGGATATGGCCATTGCGAAGGCATGTGAGGTGACTGGCGCTGTGATGAACGACTATACCGCGGCCCCTATCTATTTTAGCGATAGCGAAGCAGGTGGCCATGAATGGCTGCTGGACTTTGACGTGATGCCCGGCAATCTTGAACAGTTCATTGATGTGCTGGATAATACCCTTAAGTCTATCAACTCCGACTATGAGGCCAAACGCCATAAAGATATGGCGCTGCGCCGCCCGGTGGTACATGTCCTGCCCAAGGGCACCTTTACCGACTGGCTGAAGAGCAAAGGCAAACTGGGTGGTCAGCATAAAGTACCGCGCCTCAATAACGAGCGGCAGCATGTGGAAGAAATTCTTAAATTCGCCGGCATCACTGGCAAAATCTAAATTTAATCATCTAACAACTATTACGTCTATATGAAATTACTGGAGAACAAAGTAGCTATTGTAACAGGTGCCAGCAGAGGTATAGGGGAAGCCATCGCGATCAAATTTGCAGAACAGGGAGCAAACGTTGCATTCACATATCTTAGTTCCGACGAAAAGGCCAAAGCACTGGAACAAAAGCTACAGGCAATGGGTGTAAAGGCAAAAGCCTATAAATCCAATGCAGGCAGTTTCGAAGAGAGCGAGGCGCTGATCAATGATGTACTGAAAGAATTTGGCGCTATAGATATCTGCGTGAACAATGCCGGTATTTCCAAAGATAACCTGTTGCTGCGTATGAGCCCTGAACAGTGGGACGAGGTAATTGACGTGAACCTGAAGAGTGTTTATAACATGACCAAACATGTGATCCGCCCAATGATGAAGGCAAAGAGCGGTTCCATTATCAATATGAGCTCCATTATCGGTATGAAGGGTAACGCGGGGCAGAGCAGCTATGCCGCTTCCAAAGCAGGTATTATCGGCTTCACCAAATCTATCGCAGCTGAACTGGGTAGCCGCAACATCCGTTGCAATGCTGTAGCTCCTGGTTTCGTTGAGACTGACATGACGCACTACCTGAAAGATGGTGATGGCGCCAAGAACTACCTGGCACAGATTCCGCTGGGCCGCTTTGGCAGCACTGAAGATATCGCTAACGTATGTCTGTTCCTGGCTTCCAATATGGGAGCATATGTAACCGGCCAGGTGATCAGCGCCTGCGGTGGACTGAATATGTAGTATAATATAATATTGATCAGGGATCAGGAATTGGATACGGGCGTCTGCGCTTATTCAAGCCCTGATCCCTGATTGTTTAATATCGTTTTCCGGGGATCTCCACCCTGAATGTTTCCATACACTTCCTGTCCTGCAATGTCACAAATACGGTTTTACCGTCTTTGCCGCCAAAAGTGAGATTGCTGCATTGCTTACCCTTCAGCGGGATTTCCCGTATTTCCTTACCATCGGGCGCCAGTACCACGATTGCACCTTTTCCCCAACGGGCTACATAGAGGTTGCCTGCTTTGTCGCATTTCATACCATCAAAGCCATAATCAGGGAATTCAGCGAACAGTTTTTTATTGCTGATATTACCATCTTTATCAACATCGAACTTCCAGATCTTACGCTGCACGCTTTCATTTACGTACAGGGTCTTTTCGTCAGGGCTCAGTTCAATACCATTGGCGGTTCCCATGTTACCGTCCAGGAGCACGGCCTTACCGCCTTTATCGATACGCCAGATCTGCCCTTTGCTGTTTTTCCAGTCGGGGTCTGATGCGAAGAGCACATCTTTTTTACTGATGCAAAGGTCATTGGGCTGGAACATCTTGTCTGAATGCACATAAACGCTCACCTTTTTCGTCTTCATGTCCACTTCCAGCACATTGTGCCCCTTGAAGTCCGGCAGGTACATATTGCCCTTGCTGTTGAACTGGATGCTGTTTGCAATGCTGCTATCCGGCAATGTCACAAACACTTCCCCGCTGCCGTCTTTTGTGCTGATCTTCCCGATGGTGCCGTCCCGCAGATAGTTCACCACATAGAGATTGCCTGCTTTATCGAAATTGGGCCCCTCAATGTTGACCGAGAACATATTCTCTTTCGTAAGATCCTGCGCCTGGTACAATGCAGTGGATTTGTGCTGTGCCATGACTGCGCAACCGGTCGTTAAGGCCAGTAATAAACAGATATGCTGCTTCATGATAAAAAAAATTGCGTTGAG from Chitinophaga filiformis carries:
- a CDS encoding GH3 auxin-responsive promoter family protein, which translates into the protein MRILSPAISQLARLRMGRIEYFMQYPLQVQQQVFQNLISAAQYTEFGKQYGFSQIYKIEEFKQRVPIHNYDTLKPYIQRLMEGQQNILWNTPIKWFAKSSGTTADKSKFIPVSVESLDDCHYRAGRDVLSLYYNNFPDSRLLTGKSLVIGGSHQVNKLDAESDSYFGDLSAVMLQNMPFYGNMIRTPDLSIALMDEWEEKIERMANAVIHENVTSIAGVPTWTLVLIKRIFEITGKDNLADVWPNLELYMHGGVSFTPYREQFKKLIRKPDMYYQETYNASEGFFAAQDVIGEEGLLLFLNHGIFYEFMPMEEYGKSSPQTVQLQDVEMGKNYALIISTNGGLWRYLVGDTVQFTSLAPYRVRVSGRTKSFINAFGEELIVENSDMAIAKACEVTGAVMNDYTAAPIYFSDSEAGGHEWLLDFDVMPGNLEQFIDVLDNTLKSINSDYEAKRHKDMALRRPVVHVLPKGTFTDWLKSKGKLGGQHKVPRLNNERQHVEEILKFAGITGKI
- a CDS encoding SMP-30/gluconolactonase/LRE family protein, with protein sequence MKQHICLLLALTTGCAVMAQHKSTALYQAQDLTKENMFSVNIEGPNFDKAGNLYVVNYLRDGTIGKISTKDGSGEVFVTLPDSSIANSIQFNSKGNMYLPDFKGHNVLEVDMKTKKVSVYVHSDKMFQPNDLCISKKDVLFASDPDWKNSKGQIWRIDKGGKAVLLDGNMGTANGIELSPDEKTLYVNESVQRKIWKFDVDKDGNISNKKLFAEFPDYGFDGMKCDKAGNLYVARWGKGAIVVLAPDGKEIREIPLKGKQCSNLTFGGKDGKTVFVTLQDRKCMETFRVEIPGKRY
- the fabG gene encoding 3-oxoacyl-[acyl-carrier-protein] reductase, translated to MKLLENKVAIVTGASRGIGEAIAIKFAEQGANVAFTYLSSDEKAKALEQKLQAMGVKAKAYKSNAGSFEESEALINDVLKEFGAIDICVNNAGISKDNLLLRMSPEQWDEVIDVNLKSVYNMTKHVIRPMMKAKSGSIINMSSIIGMKGNAGQSSYAASKAGIIGFTKSIAAELGSRNIRCNAVAPGFVETDMTHYLKDGDGAKNYLAQIPLGRFGSTEDIANVCLFLASNMGAYVTGQVISACGGLNM